Proteins encoded together in one Streptomyces umbrinus window:
- a CDS encoding GntP family permease produces the protein MSSLLAATPTPEAPPHTGGLLLLIDGTAGLLTVAALGIVLLLVLIIKVRLQPFVALLAVSIAVGLSAGLSVTELFGTVQRSTSVSMIESGMGGILGHVAIIIGLGTMLGAILEVSGGAEALSARLLNLFGEKRAPLAMGLTGLIFGIPVFFDVGIFVLAPIVYAAAKRSGKSILLYAMPLLAGLSMTHAFLPPHPGPVAAAGLFKVDLGWVILMGVVVGIPAVLAAWAYAAWIGKRLFVPVPQDMVEAADEAKAAVAAERAARRAAVGGPTDGAGTATGKSTGPAQSTGTGTGAGSGSVAVAEGPSEAPAEQPPSLSTVFLIIGTPLLLILAATFSSIALDPSTFRSVIEFFGHPFVALTIALLMAYYLLGIRRGWSRKSLETVSTASLKPVGNILLVVGAGGVFGAVLKGSGIADALADTFNDVGLPVVVLAWLISVVLRVAQGSATVAIVTTAGIVVPLVEGQDLSQAHLALIIMAISAGSIFASHVNDGGFWIVAKYFGISERDTLKSWTVLETVLSVAGFAVAALLSIFI, from the coding sequence ATGTCGTCCCTGCTCGCAGCCACACCCACCCCGGAAGCGCCACCCCACACAGGCGGCCTGCTCCTGCTCATCGACGGCACCGCAGGCCTGCTGACGGTCGCGGCCCTCGGCATAGTCCTGCTCCTGGTCCTGATCATCAAAGTCAGACTGCAGCCGTTCGTAGCGTTGCTCGCGGTGTCCATAGCCGTCGGCCTCTCGGCCGGCCTCTCCGTCACCGAACTCTTCGGCACGGTCCAGCGGTCGACCTCCGTCTCGATGATCGAGTCGGGCATGGGCGGCATCCTCGGCCACGTCGCGATCATCATCGGCCTCGGCACGATGCTCGGCGCGATCCTGGAGGTGTCGGGCGGCGCGGAGGCGCTCTCGGCCCGCCTGCTCAACCTGTTCGGCGAGAAGCGCGCCCCGCTCGCCATGGGCCTGACCGGCCTCATCTTCGGCATCCCGGTCTTCTTCGACGTAGGCATCTTCGTCCTGGCGCCGATCGTCTACGCGGCCGCCAAGCGCTCCGGCAAGTCGATCCTGCTCTACGCCATGCCGCTCCTCGCGGGCCTGTCGATGACGCACGCGTTCCTGCCGCCGCACCCCGGCCCGGTCGCCGCAGCCGGTCTGTTCAAGGTGGACCTGGGCTGGGTCATCCTGATGGGCGTCGTCGTCGGCATCCCCGCCGTACTCGCCGCGTGGGCGTACGCCGCCTGGATCGGCAAGCGCCTCTTCGTCCCCGTACCGCAGGACATGGTAGAGGCCGCGGACGAGGCGAAGGCGGCGGTGGCCGCGGAGCGCGCGGCGCGCCGGGCGGCGGTCGGGGGCCCCACGGACGGCGCAGGCACAGCCACGGGCAAGAGCACAGGCCCGGCCCAAAGCACAGGCACAGGCACAGGCGCGGGCTCCGGTTCGGTCGCCGTCGCCGAAGGCCCGTCCGAGGCCCCCGCGGAGCAGCCGCCCTCCCTCTCCACGGTCTTCCTCATCATCGGTACGCCGCTGCTGCTGATCCTCGCCGCGACGTTCTCCTCCATCGCCCTGGACCCGTCGACGTTCCGCTCGGTCATCGAGTTCTTCGGGCACCCCTTCGTGGCGCTGACGATCGCGCTGCTGATGGCGTACTACCTGCTGGGCATCCGGCGCGGCTGGTCGCGCAAGTCGCTGGAGACGGTGTCGACGGCGTCCCTGAAGCCGGTCGGCAACATCCTGCTGGTGGTCGGCGCGGGCGGCGTCTTCGGCGCCGTACTGAAGGGCTCGGGCATCGCGGACGCGCTGGCGGACACGTTCAACGACGTGGGCCTGCCGGTCGTCGTGCTGGCCTGGCTGATCTCCGTAGTGCTGCGGGTCGCCCAGGGTTCGGCGACGGTCGCCATCGTCACCACGGCCGGCATCGTCGTCCCGCTGGTCGAGGGACAGGACCTCTCGCAGGCCCATCTGGCGCTGATCATCATGGCGATCTCGGCCGGTTCGATCTTCGCCTCGCACGTCAACGACGGAGGCTTCTGGATCGTCGCCAAGTACTTCGGCATCTCCGAACGAGACACCCTCAAGTCCTGGACGGTCCTGGAAACGGTCCTGTCCGTGGCGGGCTTCGCGGTGGCGGCGCTGCTGAGCATCTTCATATAG